TTAATATAACTTTTTTACTTATGGTATTGTAttcttttctaataattaattaataaatataaaaaaatgaataTAAGAATTTACGAtatgatgaaattattttataatttttgaatttataataaataataattaacaaattaaaatattaatcttATCAAAAATcttatttcaaaaaatatttgTATTGATAAAAATTCTAACCCATAACCAATTTTATTAGTGGTAAATGGTATTTTGTAAGTTAAAGGCttcatattaaaaattatatattttttcaaaCTTTTATAGTTATAGCTTTTTGAACAATTTTAGcatgtttttgaaatttttttttaacatataGTCAAAATTGATTTAAATCGGTCAATGTAATGCAAATTTGATTGTTGGTTTttcttctatttataattttgactatcaatttattttaattttcatttcttactaaaaaaataaatatttaaaatcaagctaaaattctcaaaaattaaaaaataaaatttaaaaagtcgGAAGGGGGAACATCGGAACTTTCAAAAACATCCTTCATGTTTTTATTATctacaaaaatacaaaaaatgtttttataaaaaagtattaattttaaaatttttattgcaaTAAGATAAAATCAACCAATAAAACACATATTTTTTTCCTTAAAATATCTATTTTAAATAGACTataataactttatttaaaaaaactattttgaaaataacttttagtaaataataaattttaatttgtaaaataaaaatattcatattCCCATATCATATTTATGGTATTTCATATATAATATCTTAATCACTAAATCACTAAAGTAatgtatattaaaaattttatttcttgtgttttatatataatatttcaaTTGATTAAAGTAATATaactaattgattttattttcttataactttttttaattagctttaattagaagtaaaatataattatactaatgaataactaaatttaattggttattgaaaataatatataattacaatattatattatattatattatataaaaaataaaaaaaattatatatcatataaaaaataaaagaaaattatgttaaaaaaaattttaaatcatgaatttatgtAACGAATAAATCAATATACAATGCATATTaagatatatattaatatatatatatatatatatatatatatatattggatctTTCTAACTAAAATTCATATATCTGTCACTACTTAAGGTACAACTTGAGTATAACAAAGAAGAGAAATACTATTATCAAAGTTTATATGATTTCATATTTACTTTTTATGCTACAAATCAAATCCAAAGCTAAATTACATAtttaaaaaagagagagagggggAATAATATCAAGAAATCcaattttttcctttattttttttttgttggaaTAAGCAATTGAGGCATTGATATAGTTAATTTTGCTCTCATATCAAGTGTTACCTTGTTGGTGTTGGCCTCTTATTCATTAATTGTAGACCACTATATTGATCATCTGGTTGACCAAGGCCATCAGGTGTAACATTTGCCTCTACTTGTAACCCTGTACCAACATATTGTTGCACAACCAACACTGAAACTGTTGCTGCGAAATCTGAAGATGCAAGCAAATCTCCAATTGCTCCAAGCTCCGGACACTCGCTCCAATCTGTAAGCCCAGCTGTGAGTGGTGATATCATTCCTTGTCCTCTTCCTACTACAAATAAATCATGAGCATTAATGTCCATTGCCCTTATTGCAGCTACTGTTTCCTCTCCATTATTCACAACCCTTTCAGTATAAAATACAGACTCTTCATTAGCGTTGTACATTCTAAATTCATTTATATACTCTTCATCAATTTGCTTCTCCCTTTGATCTTGTGTTTCCACTGTTAGTATCCTAGGGTCATTTGTATCTCCACTACATTGCCTTGCTGGTTGTGCTGCATCCTCGCCTGCAATGAATCGCATAACTGTTAAGCTTATCCCGGGATGTGCAGACATCCTCCACGCATATGATAATGCTTCTCTATCATCAGGTCCTCCAAAGAAAAGCACAGCTATATGGTGAGAAAGTTGGTTTGTGGCTAAGCGAGTAGAGCCACTGAGCCCTCTATCTACAAGAATCCCAACTGAGCAAGGTGAGTTTGCTAATACATTTTGGTTAACCATTCGAAATGCTGGGTTCGTGGCTTCCATCCCACCGTCCACTGTTTGTTGTTTATGGAAAGGAATTATTATAAAGGCAACCCTTTTGTCCTCTGCCAAGTTACAAATGTCTTCGTGCATGGTAGAGTAAGGAGATATAGCTGTTAAAGGTTGAACTGAAACACAAACTGCATGCTGTTCATAATTTTCAAAGGCATTAATGATGTGATCAGATTGGGCTTGGGTTCTATTGAGGGCTGGTCGACCAGATTTTCGACTGTTATGAACTATAAGCATTGCAGATGCACGACCAGTGAGTTCAACTAGGTGGAGCACATAAACACACATCGGTGACCTTTTGGTTGGGTGTGAAGCTTCTAAGAGGTTAATGATTGTTGGAACATTTCGAGGAGTGTGTACGCACACCAATATCCTTAATTCTACATCTGGTTTTGATCTTTGAATTGTTCGTCTTTTGTATGGTATAAATTTTCTTGCAGGCCTATATATTGCAGTAACAATAGGTGTTACAAGTCCTGTCACGATCACAGCTACAATCACCATAATTGCAAAAGACTCATCATCTAAGACCTGCAAGTCAGTCATTCATTAACATCAGTTTTAATGTTCTTTAACTTTAGCTTGAATGGTATTAGAGTTATCTCAAGATCTCGGGTTCAAATCGTAATTAGTtggaatcaaataaaaaaaaatattagttaGGTAAGTAAAGTACCCTTTGATCCTTGCCAACATTGAGAATAATCATTTCAATAAGGCCTTTGGTGTTCATAAGCAAGCCAAGGGTAAGGCCTTCACGTATAGGCATTTGGTAAAACATAGTGACAAAAATAGTACCAGCAATTTTGCCAGCAGTCCCAAGAAATATGACAAGAGCTAAAAGTCCCCAAGtggtagccccttgaatagcCCCTACATTAGTCTTGAGCCCGCTCATAGCAAAGAAAAGTGGAAGTAAAAGCCCCGATACAAAGTCCTCTAGCTTTTCTATAAGAATAACTCCAAGAGGTCCATTAGGGATAACCAAGCCAAATACAAAAGCCCCAAAAACAGAATGTGTCCCAATGGCATCCGTTATAAAACCTGAAATCATTACTCCAGTGAGAATAAGACATATATAAAACTCACTAAAGGTTTCTCCTTCGGGGGTCCTTCGAATAATCCATGAAATCGCTGGTCTAACAACAAATACACAAAAGACCACGAATGCTGCACTTGAAAGTATCACCCACAGGGAAGCCAAAGATGCACTGTCATTTTCTGCCAGGGCAATGGCAAAACATAGCAAAATCCAAGCACAAATGTCATTAATAAGAGCTGAAGACATGGCAATCCTACCAAGCTCTGTGTTTATGAGTTTGAGCTCAGCGAGGACCCTTGCAAGCACAGGAAAAGCAGTGACTGAGAGGGCAACGCCTAAGAAGAGGACAAAAGTGCCTTGATTCATAGTGTGTGTTGACTCCTTACGCATAAGGAAAGAGAAGGCCAATCCAGTGAAGAAGGGCAATATCATACCAGCAATAGCTATGGCCAAAGCCTTTTTCCCCGTTCTTTTGATTACTGAAATGTCCATCTCGACTCCAACAAGGAATAGAAAGTAAAGAAGACCCACATTTGCCATTGTTTCCAGCACCATCACACTTCTTAAAGGGAATATTGTACTTGCAAATACTTCACTACGTCCAAGTACTGATGGACCCAATATCACACCACCCTGTAGACATACATTAATCATTTACGTTTATGTGAATGCCATTTaacgtgtataaattatttttttattttgaaagaaTTGTAACTCTTGAATAAAACTCTTATGAGTTATGGCTAATTTTCTTGTTGAATTTATAACTCACTTATAATTACCTATAAGCTTACCTATTATAGGTGGTATTACATGGGTTCATTCTCAAATTAACTTCCATTGCAAGAtaaatatatatcatataatttcctTAGCATTACCATTGCTTTATAGCTTTTTCCTATTTCTTATGATAAATATATCTTAAAAAAATTCAACTACTTTTAATTGATAGATTTTAAAATATCACTTTTGCACGATAATAATGCCAAAGAAAACCTTTTATTTTAAATTCTAACAATTGCAATGCAAAagctttaaatttataaaaactgCAACACAAAAGCTTTTATAGGGTTATAAAGGCAAAAATATAGAAATTGAAATTTGAGGCGTAAAATGTGAAAGATAAGCTCACCATAATCTCAGAGATAACACGAGGTTGGCGGAAAGGTTTGAGGATGAAAACAAGAAATCGAGTGGTGACAACCACCAATGTTAATTGCAAGATAAAAAGAGGGAGGGAGTAATCCAATGGATTATCACCTTGCCACACGCCATTGGTCGTTATCATGGTTGGTGCATAGCATACTATTGTGTCCTCCGAGTTATTCCCTGCCGTCGGTTGATTGTCACTCATTTTCTCCTCCAATGGCCACCCCCACCACTATCAACAATGTCTCTCTGCCGCCACCAACACCACGCCTACTATTATGTAATATGCTTTTCTCCCAACACATGCAAATATGAAATGAGATTAAGATTGAAGATGTTGTCCTGGTTTAGGTGGAAAGAGAATGTTTGTTGTTCTTATGTTTGTTTAAAACCAAGGAAAGAGAATGTAGGAAGGAATTGACAAGTAAGTTTAGCTTTGGGTGGATGCCCGCCCCCTTTGGTCGCTCTCTCCTTTCCGGTGCAAATCAAATATAGGGAGAAATTctattttaagaaattaaataattgtaatttcACAACTAACTGCAcaagtcaattttttttttccttttagtaCGTACAAGGTGGCATCTAAATATCGGTCatctttaataaaaatattagaaaaaacTCTCAAGCTTTTTTCTATTATATTCAATCTTTCAAAGTTAACCTGTCAAAATTGTACAGTGTTTCTTTATATAGAAACCCGTTTTCTTGCATGTGAAAGTACGTTGCAACTAAATCTATTTTATCGCGACTGCCAAAGcactaaatttaaataaaaataaagtaaataataaaacaaaaatatttaTGTGGTTTGTTCTTTTAATATAGAGTTACAATTATGAACATGTCATGttctattattattaaaaaaattttacaacAATAAGTTCAAAACATCACTCTATCCATCAACCCCACTATATCCAAAAAATCCCTCTCAATCAAACTACAGCctgtagtaaatatattagtttgtTTATCTTATTCTCCTCTAGATGTAATTAACATATTAACTATTTTAAGTTATTAATACACCATGAAGGTGTCTAAAATACATGGGTTTAATAGCCCCTCAACAATAAATAAAAGTTCATGGCTAAAGCTAAATAACTTCTTCTACAATGCTCTTATTTATAGTTATAGTCCCTTTAATCCTGATTTCAACAATTAAATCAACATACTTGAATTTAAATCTTTCGAATCTCTAGTCTTGTATTGGGTATAACATGCTTCTTTTATTCAAATTAACTTTTGCATCAACAAATTTTTTGATTTTGCATGAAGAGTTCCACTTTCAACCAAAATTATCAAGATTGTCTCCCATAACTTTGATACCACTTTGTTCATATCCAAATCTACTTTGTTGTGACTTTGAAAGTGCTAAAtccaattaaaaataaagtaaacaAAAAAATAACAACATTTATATGGTTCACCATCTCAATATAATGTTACAATTATAGGTTTGtcatcttctattatcataaaatGATAACTACAATAATTAGCTTAAAGTATCAATCTGCACATTAATCCCATTACACCCAAGCAGAGATCCCTCTCAATTAAACCACTACTTATATATAGCAAATATATGAGTTTGTCCATTCATCCTCCTATAAACATAACTAATATATGTATTATTTTAACTTCTCAATAAACTATGAATGTCATGACCTGATTGTAACGGtcaggctctaaccactagaggaattatccgctttagccataagcctcacagttttgtcccataggtggaatgaagaacttcTTAGGAGGTCAccaatcctaggatttctctcaagtgagcacgcttaaccctggagttcttccaactctccaggccattccacaaaAAGGCGCCTTTATTAGAACCTCATTAGCTGCGTCATTGCCCCAAGCGCAAAGATGAGCCCAACTTAGGCTGGACGTGGCGTAAAGCTCCTTTGAAAGACAAGGAAACACGTCCCACATCGGAATGGGAGGAcaaggtaatgatatataaaatgggagaactaatcactagaggcgccttttggtggaatggcctggagagttggaagaactctagggttaagcgtgctcgcttgagagaaatcctaggatggatgacctcctaggaagttctccattccacctatgggacaaaaccgtgaggcttatggccaaagagaacaattcctctagtggttggagcctaacTATtataattggtattagagccgaacactccctcagtacagtgtgaGAGCAAGGACGCTCAAAGCTTAAGGGGGTGAGGAGCCCAGCTTAGGCCAGACGTGGTGTAAAGCTCCTTTGAAAGACAAGGAAGCACATCCCACATCGGAATGGGAGAACagggtaatgatatataaaatggggaaactaatcactagaagcgtcttttggtggaatggcctagagagttggaagaactccagggttaagcgtgctcgcttgagagaaatcctaagatgggATACCTCcaaggaagttctccattccatctatgggacaaaaccgtgaggcttacggccaaagtggacaattcctctagtggttgaagCCTGACCATTACACTGATCTTGTGAATAAGACTAGCAATAAAACAGGTTAGCATAAGGCCCTTAAAACTCGTAGTAAGTCTTACTTTTTCCCAAAACCATAGCCATGCCCAACTTAATGCCTAAACATACATAATATAACATACTACAAATTTGTGGAGTTCAACTCAACCCAACAGCATGACACAATAATTAAGGGAGCTTAACTCAACTCTAAAATCCATTATACATATACAAATACATATGGAGATCCCAACTCAAACCTCCTATAAACATGGGCATCCTCAACCAAAAATACAAGGTTAGTGTCATAATAGAGTTTTAAGAacataaatatataaatcaaATGTAAAAGCACTAATTAGATAGAATAATACCATGTAAGGAAAAATGCAAGTTAGATCTTAAAAAGTAAATGCTTCTCTTGTCACCAAAGAAAAATATTGAATAAGAATGAGCGTTCAActtagagagtttagatattaaatataattataatttctaaaaCTACCTATGCTTAATACAAGCCTATGACAAAATGTCAACCAATCAATTATTAGTTGTGTGTGTCCTAGAGCATGCActaatcttgtaacttgtaaataacattataaattttaatggCAATAAACATTTTATTTAAATGTCGTGTACGTTTaatatcatatttatttgaaattgtccattagcaatatgCTATATATtatattcttatgagataagaatatgagtgacagaatatatgggacatttgctataaatcagagttcgtagctaaaggatattttggtgggcacattatatccaaagagctatcacctctttttatctccattgatcagtatgagatactgatgtatatggaatggtgagtctcatgccatctgatatgagatGTCGAGATAAATACAGTGGACACTTATGAGATGAGTAGGTCGAACTTGTGACGTATAGATGACATGAACATGGCAtttactcgagtcaataaaatgttatatGTATCATGCTAGTGCATGTAATCCTCAGACCTGAGATGACACGGTTGTCACTCGTatgagtggtttgagtttgataccacttacatattTATACTATGTATGGATATTTCAGTGTGTGTTGGCTCAGATTACTCATATGTTGGGACAGGTGTTCAGCCAAGAGGGGATCCATAGCcttgagtgtaacacccctatgttcggtagtgcgttctactgtttcggtgactagtgtctgtccggacagctaggatgcctagaactacatttaaatattagtgaggagacataaaataatgaaatacaataaaagaaaatacaagaaaaataaaggaaaaataatagcaatgaaatgttaccaagttaaacgagccgaaaatcgtagcgatgggtaatcgcaccggaaagttgcagcgtagaccgttgactaaccctgaacAGCGGgaaaccttgaaaaatatttttaagacttgaataaacatctattgaagtataaatgacattagaaatatcaaagaaaaattaattaattagtataaaaaaaatgagaaatcgagaaaacgacaaaacttggtgttaccaaaaaatcaggaacaCAACCCGAGTaggagcattgtggtcaattgacaccccgagttgacttttgacctcaatgtccattaaaaataagcagtattacactttgaaaatatcatgaaaaataaaaatatagtacataatgtaaatagtggaagtaatgaggcaaacttgcaaattttggaaactttgaataaacaactattataattttcattaatgctccactaacttatGCTATTTGACACATATCCAAGCGTTGGACAGCCACCTCCACTAAACAaccttcttcttcattctttctTCTCCATTGCCGAACCAAGCTTTCTCCAAagtctcccatggccgtccaccatgcaATGGGCAATCCACCGTCATCAAGCCATCAATTCttctaagtttcttcactaaagttgttctatacaacttgggcagcaattagggagcaagaaagataggttttggtgagtttttaagaaccttcaaaagaggtaagtggttgttttcattttttgtttcattaaaattgtaactaaggttgtggggagttgatttatggaagaaaagttaaagttttgatgagttaggttAAGCTCcatttcgacagccatggaagttcaatatgttgacttgttttcttcatgtattagacgatttggggtattgatttaagtatttaaatgtattgaagttgatttctatttataaagtttgaatggtaagcttgaaaagtgaaaatgaaagtttgatatgtatgtgtattttttggcagcctcatgatgcagattgaagtgtttaaattcatgaaaaggttgttgaattatggtactaaaagtgacAGCTTATGTGTATGGTTGAGTAGAGAATAaatgtgtaataattaggagtgtttatgtgtatacattGTAGGGTTTAGACCTTGTGAATTATGGTTGCATTTGGTTCATTgtgaaattgttatattctgtccaagttaacctataatgtaaagtaatgaatggttatggttagtgccaaatgcagaatgtttTGAAGAAGTGAGGATGTAgttggtaaatatgtgtttggtttggtgtttaaaaggtatgtagagggcagtgtgcaaatgaacctataaccctaagtgtgtgactccaattggtatgaggtcaattggaggtgaaactaggcacaaaatgtgccaactttcatgaagaaagtttaccTAAAttatgtccagaaagtgacttgagaattgaccaaatccggattagtgacttgaaaacctgaaaattgaccatttggatagcagttagtgttttgaccataactcactcaaaacaggtccaaatgacctgaaatttttaccatggatagattagatATAGAGATATatctcttatgaagacactaaaacccagaaatgaccataagtaagtcaaaatgcttgcacaaattcgggtataaaaactgccaaaaccggaaatgacttaaaaatgacttaagtttgccattttagtgcaatctaacCAGCAATAgt
This sequence is a window from Hevea brasiliensis isolate MT/VB/25A 57/8 chromosome 10, ASM3005281v1, whole genome shotgun sequence. Protein-coding genes within it:
- the LOC110639885 gene encoding cation/H(+) antiporter 15-like, translating into MSDNQPTAGNNSEDTIVCYAPTMITTNGVWQGDNPLDYSLPLFILQLTLVVVTTRFLVFILKPFRQPRVISEIMGGVILGPSVLGRSEVFASTIFPLRSVMVLETMANVGLLYFLFLVGVEMDISVIKRTGKKALAIAIAGMILPFFTGLAFSFLMRKESTHTMNQGTFVLFLGVALSVTAFPVLARVLAELKLINTELGRIAMSSALINDICAWILLCFAIALAENDSASLASLWVILSSAAFVVFCVFVVRPAISWIIRRTPEGETFSEFYICLILTGVMISGFITDAIGTHSVFGAFVFGLVIPNGPLGVILIEKLEDFVSGLLLPLFFAMSGLKTNVGAIQGATTWGLLALVIFLGTAGKIAGTIFVTMFYQMPIREGLTLGLLMNTKGLIEMIILNVGKDQRVLDDESFAIMVIVAVIVTGLVTPIVTAIYRPARKFIPYKRRTIQRSKPDVELRILVCVHTPRNVPTIINLLEASHPTKRSPMCVYVLHLVELTGRASAMLIVHNSRKSGRPALNRTQAQSDHIINAFENYEQHAVCVSVQPLTAISPYSTMHEDICNLAEDKRVAFIIIPFHKQQTVDGGMEATNPAFRMVNQNVLANSPCSVGILVDRGLSGSTRLATNQLSHHIAVLFFGGPDDREALSYAWRMSAHPGISLTVMRFIAGEDAAQPARQCSGDTNDPRILTVETQDQREKQIDEEYINEFRMYNANEESVFYTERVVNNGEETVAAIRAMDINAHDLFVVGRGQGMISPLTAGLTDWSECPELGAIGDLLASSDFAATVSVLVVQQYVGTGLQVEANVTPDGLGQPDDQYSGLQLMNKRPTPTR